Genomic DNA from Pygocentrus nattereri isolate fPygNat1 chromosome 11, fPygNat1.pri, whole genome shotgun sequence:
TGATCATCACTCTGGGCTCTGTTTCAGTGCTTTTTGTCATCAGTATCATTGTGCTGACTGTAATGCAGTGCTCCAAATCTACAGACTATTCCTCCAAGTACTTACAAGATACTAATTATGATGGAACACTGTGTCACAGCATCCAGTACAGATCAGGAGATAAACGGTACATGTTAGTTGGACCCAGAATGAGTATCGGTTCTACTCTTGCCCCAGGCAGTAACAGAAATACCCTGGTGATTCCAGATCACAGGAGAAGATCATCTGGAGAGGTAAGACTGAGCATAAATGTTAAATCCCAATAGCGAGTTTCACAGTTAACACGATAACAGTGATGTGTAATTTCTAGTTTtgattaaaataacacaaaaaaagtaAGTATATGCTAAGTCCAAGTAAAAAGCCTGCAACCTGTtccaaaaagttaaaatagaagcatttttactgctgtgtttatatatatatatatatattgctctattttgtcaaataaaaataagcatagGTGTTCCTGACCAAAAATTTTGTCTAGAAGGAAACATTTTGTTCAGCGTAAATAGTGTTTTGACAGATCTGCAGGTCTGCAGGTTTCCCGCTAACCTCCTCTCCATATCATGACACATCCTAGATTTTGCACTTTGTGTTAACAGTTTGGATTGTCTCTTTTTCCTTTGGCCACACAATGAACACAATGTCTGTTAtttccattaataatctgaaagGTGGACTACAATACATagttccactgtgcatcagtccctTTCTAATGAGCTCAAACTTGGAGATGTCAGCAGTATTTCTAATATGGATCCACTGTGAATAGTTTGGTCTTAAACTGTATTtgtgcagtgacaaactgtctTTACTGACAAcattttttccaagtacttCCAAGCCTATGTGATGAAATTGATCtgagaaacatgtttttaatgcagtgctgtttgaGGGATCGAAGTTCATGGGTGTTCGTTTTTGGCTTTTCCCTATACACTCAGAAGTCttttctttgtactgtttttgttcaagtacaggtcaaagtagatttaCAAATCAGTGATTCctgtttgctttttgtttgtttgtttttgtttttgtattagttactgttgtgattttttttgtaattgcaGTTGTATAAAGACTGCACATATTTATTGAAactgtgtctttttttcttcaccAAATGATACTGCAAAAATATCCGATACTTTTAGCCACATAGAATCAAATTTGGTTGGGCATGGTAGTTTTTGCTTCTGTGAAATGATGGCTTATCTAATTGTGGTGTGGTAATGATCATGTTGTGGTTATCACAGTGATTATAGgttttgtttgcttgtatgGAATGGTGAGGAAGTCTTGTGATCTGAAGGTAATTAGCATGGTTACTGATACTTCATGAAGATCCCTGATAGCAAACAGTTTTGGGCCAATTCTGGCTGTCATATGCACATGCATGTTGACTACCTGGCAGATGTAAGGCATGCAGGCCAGAATAGGGCCAGATGCTGGACAGTGTCATACAGTTTTGCCTTGTGTTTGTAATTTTTGTGCAATTCTGGCATAATTGTTGTGGACCAACAACTTTGGACCAGATTTGGCCACATTTATTAGTTCTACTCACTCTACAGTGTGTGGCCCAGATTTGGGCCAAATACCCAGCCATATATTGGGCCACAACAAACCCAGGAACAAACCCAAGGATGTTGACAAATTTTGCTAACCTGGTTGATAATAAGCACATGCTGTTGCATTTGTCAGTATTCAACTTATCCCATGGAGTGTTGATCATCAGTATTTATTTACTGGTTTTTATTATTCCTGCTGCTCTTAGCATGGCCTCTGGAATGTATTTCATGAAGAAGGATTTGTTGATTAGCTAGACAACTAAAGTCCGAAGTTGAGGACTGTCCTTTAGCTCTTTTCTTAATTTTACAGACATGAGTTTGGGTGTAGGTTATCTGCTCAGTCCTCTGAACCATGCTTTGCTTATTTTCATGAATTCTAAGACACCTGTCATTAGGTGTAAGGAACTTGTTAATTTGTTGATCTGTTGAATCTCAGTGGTTCATAAATCAGTCCTCAAGCACCCCAACAAAAGCCACAATTTTGTTCTAACTTGCAAGACTTAGGCATAGAGCAAAACTGGAGACTGTGTGAGGGTCCCTGATGACTGGTTTGAGAAACACTGTGCTAGATAAAGAAGATTATAAATATGTGCATAGTGTGTGGTCCCCAGTACTGGAATTGGGGACTGCTTAGAATAAAGAAAACATCATAATAGACTATTTACGATTTATTTAAACAGGTCTCAACAGCAATTTATCTTGGCGACTTCTCAGCGCTCAATGCACTGCTATAACACCATATTCAATAACAAATAGGCTACAGTTAAATACAATTGTTTAACTGGTTACATCGTTTTCCTGCAATGAACTGTGGAATCGCACGGTGTCAGTGCAAACTAAAATAAGGATACTGATTCGTTTGATTCTCTAACCGATCCGCCTCATCAGTTGGTTACATTCGCTTTTGCACAGGGCATCGTCATCTAGAAGGAGCATCCCGTGCTGATTGGATTACTAACTTGATTTCAGTGAGATTTACCTAGTGAATAACATGGGTAAACAGTGTGTAGATCATCTCTGTTAACGTGGACGAACTCTGGACTAATTTCTCCTAAAATGGAACAAAGGCGTTACGCATCATGGCGACTGAAGCTTGCGCTTGCGGCACTATCGCTTTTATTTTGGAGAGGGATTATTGCGCAAATACGATACTCGGTTCTTGAGGAGCAGAAGAACGGCACTGTGGTTGGAAATATCGCAAAGGATTTAGGTATTGATCACAGAACTTTAAAGGAGCGAGGATTTCGTATCGTATCGACAACAGGAGAGCCTCTGTTCAGGGTGAATCAGGATGACGGAGCCTTACATGTGAACGGAAACATAGACAGAGAGGATGTGTGCGAAAGAAGCAGCTCGTGCATGATTAATCTAAAAATCGCTCTTGAAAGTCCTCTAGAGATCCATTACGTGACAGTTGAGGTCATAGACATAAACGACCATTCTCCGATATTCCCCGAGAAGGAAAAGCGGTTGGAAATATCGGAAAACGCCTTAGCTGGCGCGCGCTTTCAGCTTCAAGCAGCACGCGATGCAGATGGAGGGGTGAATTCGGTGCAGGTATATAAACTTAATCACAACGAACATTTTCGAATCGAGGTTAAAGACCGTGGATCGGATCGTAAAATGCCCTTCTTAATTCTGCAGAAACCTTTAGACAGGGAAACCAGCACCAGCCATAAACTCCTCCTCACTGCGCTGGACGGTGGGAGACCCCCAAAATCTGGTACTATGGAGATAATTGTGGATGTCATAGATGTAAACGACAACGTGCCCGTTTTTACAAAAGACTCGTATTCCGTGAAGCTTAGCGAAAACGCTGCAATAGGTACAACGGTGATTCAGGTAAATGCAACTGACGTGGACGACGGAGCTAATGGTGAGGTGTTTTATAGTTTTGGTCACGATGTGGATAGTGACCTGCTCAAAACATTTGATCTAGATCCCATTACAGGCGAAATAATTGTGAAAGGACCAATAAATTATGAGCAAAAAGACCAGTATGAGATCGATATTCAGGCATCGGACAAAGCATTGGCACCACTGACTGCAGATAAGAGCGTAATTATACAAATTATTGACGTAAATGACAATGCGCCCGAAATTGAGGTGACGTCGTTTTCAAGCGCAGTACCAGAGAACTCAAAGTCAGGAACTACTGTGGCATTAATCAGTGTGAGTGATTTAGACTCTGGAAtaaatggaaaagtgttctgctcAGTATCTGAAGATATACCTTTCAGGTTAATGCAGTCCTCCCAGGAGAATGTTTACTCACTGATTACTACGTCACCActagacagagagaaaatatcTCAGTATGACATTACATTCATTGCCAAAGACACAGGGAATCCCCCGTTATCATCTGCTAAAACCATCGCTGTGGACATATTGGATGCAAATGATAACAGCCCAGTGTTTTCCCTAAACCCATACACCTTCTATGTCGCTGAAAATAATGTACCAGGCAAGTCTATGTTCTCTGTGTCTGCCTATGACCTTGATTTAGATGAAAATGCCATAATATCTTACCACATTTGGAGAGATTCTGATGAAAACAATCAATATTCATCTTTCCTAAACATAAACTCTGAAAGTGGGGCGATATATGCACTGAAAAGTTTTGACTTTGAAACAATAAAATCATACCAGTTCCAAGTTGTGGCTTCAGACTCTGGAACTCCACCGCTGAGCAGCAACGTCACAGTGAACGTGTTCATTCTGGATCAGAACGACAACGTTCCAGTGATCTTATATCCAGTCAGCTCTAACGGATCTGCTGAAGGTGTGGAGGAGGTTCCCCGCAATGTGAACGCAGGACATTTGGTGACTAAAGTGAGAGCCTATGACGCAGATATAGGATACAATGGCTGGCTATTATTTTCACTGCAGGAAGTGAGCGACCACAGTCTGTTTGGTTTGGACCGCTATACAGGACAGATAAGGACCCTTCGCTCATTCACAGAAACAGACGAGGCTCAGCATAAACTGGTCATACTGGTCAAAGACAATGGCAACGTTTCACTTTCAGCAACAGCGACTGTGATTATCAAAGTTGTGGAGCCCAAAGAGGCTTTTGCAGCTTCTGATGTTAAACACGCAGTAAAAGACGAGGAGGACAGTGACGTCACATTTTATCTGATCATCACTCTGGGCTCAGTTTCAGTGCTTTTTGTCATCAGTATCATTGTGTTGATTGTAATGCAGTGCTCCAAATCTACAGACTATTCCTCCAAGTACTTACAAGATACTAATTATGATGGAACACTGTGTCACAGCATCCAGTACAGATCAGGAGATAAACGGTACATGTTAGTTGGACCCAGAATGAGTATCGGTTCTACTATAGTCCCGGGTAGTAATGGGAATACTCTAGTGGTACCAGATCGCCGGAGGAGAACTTCTGGAGAGGTAAGCTATTGGTCTGTGTAATATTAGCATCTTGGTCCACAAATACAGCTAAAACCAATAAAAACGGGTATGGTAgagtggtggtggggtgtttgagggggggggggggtggtttggGCTACAGCTCTGAGGAAGAATCTATACTTTAGTCTATTACTTTGAGGTTTTTTTACAGCCCTTTAATGAGCTGTAAGTCTCCCTCTGTAGGTTTTTTGTatcatttgcattcattttctgtCTAATTAATATGAACCATTGAGTGTACCTTTTCCCCAGAATGGTATATCATATCATTGAAATATCCCATGCCTACACCTGAAGATTTTTAATGCTCCGTGTTTTTGTATTGCACTGTGGTCTATGGAGCCTCAGATATAAGTTCCATGGGTTACACTgtgtacacacacgcacaaaaaAAACTTGGGTATTTAAAGACAAACAAGTCATAGTGATCAACAGCATTCAGTGTAGAATGATATTTCTATTGTTAACTATgacttttgttagtttgcacCATAtccagcatatcgctgctgtgagaacaaaacctcatatcaccaaaatcaaaacttcacaggagaagaaaacagaCATACTTTAATTTGTaagtaagtcaatgaaaccagactttccccccccccaagtcattttgggtcattttgttttcaatcatcatgaaatttacatacaatataaagaacaacaggcttttacaaattatgtcaaaaactgaaaaacaacaaaatggagatacaaggttttgttctcacAGCGGTGTTATGGTCATCATATGAGAAGAGACTGTGTGATTGTAggggagctgaactctgaaaaTTTGGATTAATTCTGCTTTGAGTTAGAAGGTCAGGCAGCCCTAGATGAACAGAGGTAGGACAGAGAGGggactgaggaacaggaagGAGAGGAGTTGGTAGTGGCTTGAGAAAACCTGAGAGAGATGGAAATGTATAGGACACTAGATTGGAAGGGTGACGAACTTCAGGCATGTTCCTTCTCTCAGACTTTAGGGAATTCATAACTTCTTTTAAATGCATGGCATAGATGTATGGTACTATATGGTACTGGTATAATATGGTACTAAACTCCCACTGGGGTAGTATGTTCAAGGGTAGATCTTCAGAGTTAGAGAACATAATTGAACTTTGATCTTTTACAGATCTTTTTTAATCTGTACTCCATGCACCCTGTCTTGTCTCCgggatttttttattgttctgttttaaaactttagattatgaaaaggtacaaatacatgcCTTTCCCCtagcaaaatgtatttaagctaCAAAGTTgtaatttacattgtttgtaccatgatagatgaaaaatgtacttgtaAATCATCTTTTTTTCCTAATAGTATATGTCCATGTGTCTAGATAGATCTCTAAAGGGAGTAAAGGGGTTATCTCTCTGCAGCACTGACTCTCCCAGCATCActtttcttcttcattctccTTGGCACTTTCTCTTTAGATAGTTTGAAATCTTCATGAATGCCTAACATCCACTTCTGTGAATATTTAATACCTACTATCATCATTATAACATTTGgggtctatctctctctctttctctctctctttctctctctctctctctctctctctctctctctctctctctcgtgctctcgctgttctttcttttgtttattttatttcttttctttagtttCCTTAGAGCAGATGTGCACATGGatggctcacacacacacacacacacacacacacacacacacacacacacacacacacacacacacacacacacacacacacaggcattcccacacacacaaagagttAGACTGTAACACTGTATATGCTAAATGCAGGAGAAGAATAAATATATGATTAGTTTTCCACAAGTTTCTCATCATGTGTAATATAATCTTGTATAGATCTAGAGTACAGATGATCTTTTACAGGCAGTACTTGATATACTACAATCACAGTTTAAATGGATGTATTATGCTACAAATAATATATACCAGATGTACAGTTATGAGGACATTTCAAATTCAGACTGAAGCATTTATGTGTTCTTAATTTATTGCTTATATTAACTAGCTGGTGTTGGATCTAGCAAGTCTGTAATTGAGAAATAATTAGGTTTAGTCCTATGTGATGCAAATATCACAGATCAAGTTGCAATCTGCTTTACTGTAAGATTATATCCTCGatggaaaatgcaaataaaaacatttacattggcTAACCTCCTTTACTGCTGCACACACAAACCTGTCTCATGCCTCTGAAGCAATCTATCCATCGATTGACTGATTGGTTGATGTATTgattagttagttagttagtttttgttttactttcctTGCCcagttaaatatttaaacaataaatgttCACACTTCTGGTTCTTGAGAGTGTGGATGAGGAGTAAGGATGTGTTAATCTATATTTACTATAGGCTATTAAGATCACACCCACTTGGCCTTATtattctgttctctttctctgacaAAGAAGAGCTTGAGCATAAGCATAgtacagagaaagaagaggggAGGGTGTACAACGGCCCTTTCTGTGGTCTGTGCATAATGCAATAACATGCtgaagtgaaaatatatttctaaaaacaataacataaacCTTGGTTTTAAATGAATCAGAAAATGATGTTCTATAAGCACATTATTCAGCGCTCACatgcattttacacattttcaacAATGAGTGTCTCAAGGTGTTGCAGGAAGGAGTctgcttatttttgttttgctgcagATCTCATTCATTGTGCTCAGATGCTTCTAAGCATGCCTTATTTACCTGCCTGTCTAATTGAGTTAATGTTTCAGTATTACACTGGAGGTTTCTTTCTCCATTGGTGTAGCTTTCAGACATGCATATGTTTGTTGTGATTGGATGCAtgtttgattgtgtgtgtttctcgGAGAGTaacaaagagagacacagaaaccCCAAATGAATGAACCTTTTTTGTATATAGCACTACATATATTTACTTCACAGCATTTGAGACTGAGTGGgttgaagttttttttattgtacacTGCCACACACACGTAAACATGTCCCATACTTTGTctcattttacatatttttgctAGACAGCATAAAGCAAGCATTTTACTATGGATAGTGATGCAGTCAAACTGAATCCAAgcaccttttctttttcatttttctttctcacacCTGATGCAATCAAACTAATTAACAAGCTGTTCCTTAGGTGAACTGGGTGTGTTAGGGCTGAGAAAACACTAAAGCACTAGGACTAGGAATGAGAACCACTGGTCTAGATCTTCCTGGAATTCCTTGCAGAAAATTCAGCAATTAAATCTAATCTGTCAATGTATGAAGAAACAACCTCCTGTATGGACAGAATGGCTAGTATTGGAAAGCAGATTTACTGCGACAGTTGCATGCATAATGTATAATTTTTGTATGTAGACAAAGTAGCTAAAAGAATGGGGAGCACAGACAGGGAAGCGTAGGAAGGCTTATTAATTATGCCCACATTATGTCACATTTCCGTGTCTGTGAGTGCTTCATAAAAATTTATTGTAGGGGTGACTGCTTCAGTACCTGTAACTCACTGAATTTTTGAGCTAGTGTTCTCAAACCTTTACTCATCATACCCATATTTGTTTACTACAAACGGCTTCAATTCAGTCCTCAGCAAGGATATCACAGACCTCATGAGTTGATGTCAAATACATGGTGTTCCTTTGTTACAACCTACCCCACTACTGGGGAAagttgtaacaaatgcatgttaCACATAAGTTGTAACAATTAGACAAAAGAAGGAACAACAGATATTACACTTTGCAATATGCTTCAAAACAGGtttactgtaataaaataaCAACCCAGAACAATCCTTTGCATCCCATGTTATATATTGCTGCCACTTGACTTGCAATTTTTCTGACATAAAAGAAAGTGGAGCAGAAAACATGAGTACATATATACAAAAGTTTTTCAATTTGTCTGGCACTTGTGCTGGTATTAAATTTTACTCCACTTAACAGTGGCTAACCTGTCATATGCTGACCTCAGGTGGAGTCCATAATACAGGTCTGCTGCCTGAGTCATACTTTTAGCCAACACTACCTCCAGTATCTCAGAGAAAAGTTTGTTGCTGCTCTAGTAACCTACACTGCGGAGATCACTGGACCCTAGGTCTTTTGGTTTCTGCAGTGATTtgtagtatctgctctgtgtcTCATGGCAGAACTCATGTGCCTTTACTGTTCTGACTGACTTGCCCTTCTTTGTGACTCCATCATTTGGTTTTGTAAAACATTGGCAGGCACACCTTTTTCAGTCTTTCCTCGGTCAGTCTTGTTCCAAGAAAATGTTCCAAGTTGTATGTAAAGATTTTCAAAGATATGTTACAATCCACCCCAGCAACATCAACCACTGTTTAGCTAACTGTTTAGCATAGTGGTATGAAATTAGCAGGGGGAAATTCAGCATATTTTGCCTGAGAAACTGGATCTAATGTAAGTCTTATGGTTTTATCTGTGATAGTATAAgtactaaataaaatacagtgttgctaaaaaaaaatcactttttaacTGCAAAATCAATTTTTTCTCTATAGAATCTGCTTGGGCCTGTTTCCAACCTTGACAACCAGCATGTGGGATTGGGGTGGATGTGGGTGAAAACTAAAATTATCATATTAATCTTATATAATTCCTAGTGGAATCGGTGGTGTTACAACTCTCCCCATGTTACAACCATACCCAGTCTCTCCTACCTATAAATACAATCTACTATATATAGGGgctaatttaaaaaacaatactaataatactaagaAATGAACACAGACAATACTGCTAGCTACAATTACCTTGCTAAATAAGGCTAAGTTAAAATTTTAAACAATGTATAGCAGCTCAGTTAACCAGAAACAATCAAAAGATGCATCTCTGCGATTCTAAGGGAAAAGAATGGGATTACTGTGGTTCAAACTCATGATCTCATGATCTTGgaggttttttttaatgcattcttTAAAGTACCACAGTAATGACACAGCCATCCATATTTGAGACCCCAAGATAAAGTATCTTTAAGATTGTATCATAGAAAGAGTCCCAGCTAATAGGCAAATtaagcaaaaacaaataaataaattctttacTTAGCTTGTAGAACTGAAAATGTGAGTTTAGAGAACTTTTGACTAAACTAAAGAAATTGAGTTGGGTGAACTGAATTTAAGTTACAAGCTATGCAATAAGTTACATCATAGTTTTAAGGCAATTTTATATTGTGgtattttattaatgtataaCTAAATACAATTACGTGCCCCTACTCAGTATATGTACACTGGTATTCTTGCCTTTAACCCGCCTAAGGGCAAGAATATGCAAAAAGTTTTGCAATATGTGTgggtatgtgtttgtttatagaCCACATTTACCCTGTAGTTTTTATTCAGGGATGTATGTTGTGGTTAAATATAAGACCACTGACACACAATCAAGTCTGCAGAGGCTGTATTGCTAGAGGCCATCTGTTCTGCCTTTCTTGGCATACAGCAGTTGG
This window encodes:
- the LOC108430948 gene encoding protocadherin alpha-8-like isoform X17; protein product: MEQRRYASWRLKLALAALSLLFWRGIIAQIRYSVLEEQKNGTVVGNIAKDLGIDHRTLKERGFRIVSTTGEPLFRVNQDDGALHVNGNIDREDVCERSSSCMINLKIALESPLEIHYVTVEVIDINDHSPIFPEKEKRLEISENALAGARFQLQAARDADGGVNSVQVYKLNHNEHFRIEVKDRGSDRKMPFLILQKPLDRETSTSHKLLLTALDGGRPPKSGTMEIIVDVIDVNDNVPVFTKDSYSVKLSENAAIGTTVIQVNATDVDDGANGEVFYSFGHDVDSDLLKTFDLDPITGEIIVKGPINYEQKDQYEIDIQASDKALAPLTADKSVIIQIIDVNDNAPEIEVTSFSSAVPENSKSGTTVALISVSDLDSGINGKVFCSVSEDIPFRLMQSSQENVYSLITTSPLDREKISQYDITFIAKDTGNPPLSSAKTIAVDILDANDNSPVFSLNPYTFYVAENNVPGKSMFSVSAYDLDLDENAIISYHIWRDSDENNQYSSFLNINSESGAIYALKSFDFETIKSYQFQVVASDSGTPPLSSNVTVNVFILDQNDNVPVILYPVSSNGSAEGVEEVPRNVNAGHLVTKVRAYDADIGYNGWLLFSLQEVSDHSLFGLDRYTGQIRTLRSFTETDEAQHKLVILVKDNGNVSLSATATVIIKVVEPKEAFAASDVKHAVKDEEDSDVTFYLIITLGSVSVLFVISIIVLIVMQCSKSTDYSSKYLQDTNYDGTLCHSIQYRSGDKRYMLVGPRMSIGSTIVPGSNGNTLVVPDRRRRTSGESTLKPKAPNADWRYSASLRAGMQSSVHMEESSVMQGAQGVLVQNWPTVSSAADNEGGEVSPPVGAGVDSNSWHFRYGPGPGGPPQHLKPGEVPPEAFIIPGSPAIISIRQGQDGDDKSDFITFGKKEEAKKKKKKKKEKKDKREKGKDDDE